Proteins encoded together in one Xenopus laevis strain J_2021 chromosome 6L, Xenopus_laevis_v10.1, whole genome shotgun sequence window:
- the LOC108719089 gene encoding uncharacterized protein LOC108719089, with protein MAQRKRSDVLQGLRSALAGQEGEQLRRELLVLLSSVPAPTPVSSGPTRTTRRRARPPDRLSPDPSGSRRRRRSPSREPGQSAQGAARGRGGSGSSGQVRRQVGSKAAGPGALVKAVAGSREGLRSGGRSRTACAPHEGQVVAARLEDPVPGSSSPVEFGGASRSDDGGSGAGVARGTGAAAAPGARMEHRRVAPPLVLPRVGGDDPPRRGRGMEAVDRDRGGGGPLDRRGGMGCESAGGRSPRGTSRGRVVPLERRGGPRSRSGSRTRSRSRSRRGWSRGDSVHRDGHRRDRCGGRSPTPVRASSSRSFSHSRSVGRQDTTGHSGMASREARCRSRDRHRSRSPESSESVRQSGLQDGPSRRPGVGAVSAAGSGSGRGRISLPSGSVEDRDNRLRRLVRSSVAASTWAAYGKVWKEWEQLVDWAEGWSSSDGRRELMLWWVYWMAETGRSAAQIDKGRAALAFWFKLKGWVDLTKDFVVRQVVRGLKKGNIRCDTRRPVSVPMLTDLLRVLEGICFSQYEVHLFRLAFLLAFFGAFRIGELVSPSKRVLGGLQKADVELGVDWVGIWLRRKKTDQLGKGRRVVLYALEGASLCPFASLQWWLEVSPSREGPLLIHMDGTPLTRFQFVKVFRWGLAQIGKAPMEYGSHSFRIGAATEAARLGLGEAVVRRIGRWESKRFQSYVRPELI; from the exons atggcacagaggaagAGGAGCGACGTCCTTCAGGGGCTTCGGTCGGCGCTGGCAGGCCAGGAGGGGGAACAGCTGAGGAGGGAGCTGCTGGTGCTGCTGAGCTCCGTGCCGGCACCAACACCGGTGAGCAGCGGACCGACACGCACGACGAGGCGCAGGGCTAGGCCTCCGGATCGCCTTTCGCCGGATCCCAGTGGCAGCAGACGGCGCAGGAGGAGTCCCTCTCGGGAGCCGGGGCAGTCGGCCCAAGGAGCAGCGCGAGGCAGAGGCGGCAGCGGCTCCAGCGGACAAGTGCGCAGGCAAGTGGGGAGTAAGGCGGCGGGTCCCGGTGCCTTGGTTAAGGCTGTAGCGGGCTCCCGGGAAGGGCTGCGCAGTGGGGGGAGGAGTCGAACGGCCTGTGCACCGCATGAGGGCCAGGTGGTGGCGGCGCGTCTGGAGGATCCGGTCCCGGGCAGCTCCTCACCTGTGGAGTTTGGGGGTGCTAGTAGGAGTGACGACGGAGGATCCGGTGCTGGTGTGGCTAGGGGGACTGGGGCAGCTGCGGCACCTGGGGCCCGGATGGAGCATCGGCGGGTGGCGCCCCCTCTGGTGTTGCCGCGGGTTGGAGGAGATGACCCCCCTAGGAGAGGCAGGGGGATGGAGGCTGTGGACAGGGACAGAGGTGGTGGTGGCCCGTTGGACAGGCGGGGCGGCATGGGCTGTGAGTCTGCCGGGGGGCGGTCTCCGAGGGGGACTTCCCGTGGACGGGTGGTCCCTTTGGAACGGCGCGGGGGGCCCCGCAGCAGATCTGGGAGTCGCACTAGGTCCAGGAGCAGATCTCGCAGGGGTTGGAGCAGAGGGGACAGCGTACATCGGGACGGGCACAGGCGGGACAGGTGTGGTGGGAGGTCACCCACTCCAGTACGTGCTAGTTCCTCTCGCTCTTTCTCCCACTCTAGGTCCGTTGGTCGGCAGGATACTACAGGACACAGTGGCATGGCATCACGGGAGGCACGGTGCAGAAGTCGGGACAGACATAGGTCGCGGTCCCCGGAGTCCAGCGAGTCGGTTAGACAATCGGGCCTGCAGGATGGACCGTCCCGCAGGCCGGGTG TGGGAGCGGTTTCGGCAGCTGGCTCCGGGAGCGGACGAGGCAGGATATCCCTTCCCAGTGGGTCTGTGGAGGATCGGGACAACCGACTTAGAAGATTGGTGAGGTCTTCAGTGGCGGCGTCGACTTGGGCCGCATATGGTAAGGTCTGGAAGGAATGGGAACAATTGGTCGATTGGGCAGAGGGTTGGAGTTCGTCAGACGGCAGGCGAGAACTTATGCTGTGGTGGGTGTACTGGATGGCGGAAACGGGTAGGTCTGCAGCTCAAATTGACAAAGGCAGGGCTGCTTTAGCGTTTTGGTTTAAGCTGAAGGGGTGGGTGGACTTGACTAAAGATTTTGTGGTGCGACAGGTGGTTAGAGGTTTAAAAAAGGGGAACATACGTTGCGACACCAGGAGGCCGGTGTCGGTTCCGATGTTGACTGATTTGTTGCGGGTTTTGGAGGGCATTTGTTTTTCTCAGTATGAAGTTCACTTGTTTCGGTTAGCTTTCCTTTTAGCGttttttggagctttcaggattgGAGAATTGGTGAGTCCTAGCAAGCGGGTTTTAGGGGGGCTACAGAAAGCGGATGTTGAATTAGGGGTTGATTGGGTGGGAATATGGCTGAGACGAAAGAAAACGGATCAATTAGGTAAGGGGCGCAGAGTGGTATTGTACGCTTTAGAGGGGGCGTCACTCTGCCCCTTCGCTAGCTTGCAATGGTGGTTGGAAGTTAGCCCTTCAAGGGAGGGTCCGCTGTTGATTCACATGGACGGCACTCCTTTGACACGGTTTCAGTTTGTAAAGGTGTTCCGGTGGGGTTTGGCACAGATCGGCAAGGCGCCGATGGAATATGGCTCTCATTCTTTTCGTATAGGAGCGGCTACGGAAGCAGCGCGGTTGGGATTAGGTGAGGCGGTTGTGCGGCGTATTGGCCGTTGGGAATCTAAACGATTTCAAAGTTACGTTAGGCCTGAATTGATTTAA